A DNA window from Arachis hypogaea cultivar Tifrunner chromosome 18, arahy.Tifrunner.gnm2.J5K5, whole genome shotgun sequence contains the following coding sequences:
- the LOC112770955 gene encoding FKBP12-interacting protein of 37 kDa, with protein sequence MASPAHFDDDFDFGGGFPARHSGNKRPLPDYDDEDYDNDPFAPKKTKSKTDEVASGVTTGMIVSLRESLQNCKDTLATCQNELEAAKSEIQSWHSSIQNEPCVPAGGTPEPKMLLDYLQALKSSEESLREQLEKAKKKEAAFIVTLAKREQEIAELKSAVRDLKAQLKPPSMQARRLLLDPAIHEEFTRLKNLVEEKEKKVKELQDNINAVSFTTQSKMGKMLMAKCRTLQEENEEVGNHASEGKIHELAMKVALQKSQNAQIRSQFEGLQKHMQGLTNDVERSNQTVVILQEKLQDKDQEIQKLKQKLQQKNLMMEDGRSDAAEKFIESDKPEVPKEAAN encoded by the exons ATGGCTTCTCCTGCGCATTTTGACGAT GATTTTGATTTCGGAGGCGGATTCCCTGCAAGGCATTCAg GTAATAAGAGGCCTTTGCCGGATTACGACGATGAAGATTATGATAATGATCCTTTTGCGCCTAAGAAG ACCAAATCAAAAACCGATGAGGTTGCTTCTGGTGTAACAACAGGAATGATCGTGTCACTTCGTGAGAG CCTTCAGAACTGTAAGGATACACTTGCAACGTGCCAA AATGAACTTGAGGCTGCTAAATCTGAGATTCAAAGTTGGCATTCTTCAATTCAAAATGAGCCTTGTGTACCTGCTGGTGGCACTCCTG AGCCCAAAATGTTGCTTGATTATCTTCAGGCCCTGAAATCCTCAGAAGAGTCTTTAAGAGAGCAG CTTGAAAAGGCAAAGAAAAAGGAAGCTGCGTTCATTGTAACATTGGCAAAACGAGAACAAGAGATCGCAGAGTTGAAG TCTGCTGTGCGGGATCTAAAAGCACAACTCAAGCCACCTTCAATGCAG GCAAGAAGGTTGTTACTAGATCCAGCTATTCATGAAGAGTTCACGCGTTTAAAG AATTTAGTAgaggaaaaggagaaaaaagTGAAGGAGTTGCAAGATAACATAAATGCAGTAAGCTTTACTACTCAAAGCAAGATGGGGAAGATGCTGATGGCTAAATGTAGAACTCTGCAGGAAGAAAATGAGGAGGTTGGGAATCATGCTTCTGAGGGAAAG ATTCATGAATTAGCCATGAAAGTTGCATTGCAGAAGTCCCAGAATGCACAAATCAGAAGCCAGTTTGAAG GGTTGCAGAAACATATGCAAGGACTGACAAATGATGTGGAAAGATCCAATCAAACG GTTGTAATATTGCAGGAAAAATTACAAGATAAGGATCAGGAGATTCAAAAACTGAAACAAAAGCTCCAACAAAAGAATTTGATGATGGAAGATGGGAGATCGGATGCagcagaaaaatttattgagagtGATAAACCGGAAGTACCTAAGGAAGCTGCCAACTAG